In Trichlorobacter lovleyi, the DNA window TCATGTCGAGAACGGTTACGCCGACCTGGCCTTCCCCTTTCATGAATTGACTCCCCCCACATGCGCCATGGCCGTTGACTGGAGTCTGGATGACCTGGCCGGCTACCTGCGCAGCTGGTCAGCCACCAGCCGCTACCGTGAACGGCATGGCAGCGATCCTGTGCCGCTACTGACCGTGCCGCTTGCCCCGCTCTGGGGTGAAAACCGGCGCCGGGTAATCTGGCCGCTGTCAATCAAGGTGGGCCACCTGTAGGCGTCTGACAGTTGCGCATCAGCCGCCTGGTGATACACTGTCATAGAGTGACCATTCCCGATCAAGGACCTGTCCCATGACGCTGCGGACCCGGCTGACAATCAGTTATAGTGTGTTGGCGTTACTGCTGATTGCAGCCGAGCTGGTCTGCTCCTCCATGACTGCCCTGCCGTTGCTGCTGAAACTGTTGCTGATACTGGGATTGCTGGCGATCGGAACGGCCGTTGCCTACTACCTGACCGGGCGATTCAGCCGACAGCTTGAGTCCCTTGCCCATGCCGTCCAGCTGTTTGGTGACGGTCAGGCCGAAGCGTTGGCCCGCTTGCCGCTGCGCGGTGATGAACTTGCGCTGTTGCAGGGTACCCTGCTGCAGATGTCCTCCAAGCTGCAGGACAGCATGCAGCGCCTGAGCAGCAGCGAAGAACGATTTCATGCCCTGTTTGACGCCATGGTGGAAGGCGCTGCCCTGCATCGCATCCGGTACAACCATGACGGCACTCCGGTGGATTACGTGATTGAGGAGGCCAACCGGGTCTTTGAACAGCTGCTGGGCCTGAAGCGGGAACAGGTCGTCGGCCAGCCTGCCAGCGAGGTGTATCAGACGGATGCCCCGCCCTATCTGCAGGAGTATGCCACGGTGGTGGCAACCGGCCAGCCCAACCGTTTTGAGAGCTATTACGCCCCCCGTGACCGGCATTTTCGCATCTCTGCCTGCCGGATCGGGCCGGAACAGTTTGCAGCGCTCTTTGAGGATATCACCGACCAGAAATCCCATGTGGAAAGCCTGAACAGCGCCATGCAGCAACTGAAGTCTGCCAACGAGGCCAAGAGCCGCTTTCTGGCCGTGATGAGCCATGAGATCCGCACCCCGCTCAACGGCATTACCGGCATGGTGCAGCTGTTGCGGGATATGGAGATGCCGCCGTCCCAGCGCGAGTATCTCAATTTTATCGACAGCTCTGCCGACAGCCTGTTGAATGTGATCAACGATATCCTGGACTTCTCAAAGATCGAGGCAGAAAAACTGGAGCTGGAGCTGGTCCCGTTTCAGCCTTCCAGGCTGCTGCATGATACCCTGCGGGTGATGCGGCTGCGGACTCAGGCCAAGGGGTTGCTGCTCAGCCTGATCTGCCCTCCTGATCTGGCTGAGGTCCTGGTGGGAGATCCGTACCGGCTGACCCAGATCCTGAACAACCTGGTGGGGAACGCCATCAAGTTTACCGCCGGCGGCGAGATTGTGGTGCGGGCAGCCACCCGCTGCCATGATGACGGAACCGTGCTGTTTGCGGTTGAGGTACAGGACTCCGGGATCGGCATGGATCAGGCCACCCAGCAGACCATCTTTGAACCGTTCATCCAGGCTGACAGCTCCACCAGCCGCAAGTTTGGCGGGACCGGGCTGGGGCTGGCAATCTGCAAACAGCTGGTTGAGTTGATGCATGGCACCATCACGGTCTCCAGCAGTCCGGGAAACGGCAGCACCTTCAGCTTTGCCGTGCCGCTCAAACCGGGTGTGCTGCCGGCGGCAACGCCGGAACCGGTGGCGGTGACCGGCCTTGATCAGCCGCTGCGTATCCTGGTGGCAGAAGATCAACCGATTAACCAGCGCTTTGTTGCCGAGATCCTGCGCAAAAAGGGACATCAGCCGCTGCTGGCCAACAACGGCAAGGAGGCGGTGGATATCTGGAACAGCGACCCTGTTGATCTGGTACTGATGGATATCCAGATGCCGGTTCTGGATGGCCTGAAGGCGCTGGCTGCCATTCGTGCTGCAGAAGACGGGACCAAACGCCACACCCCGATTGTGGCCTTGACGGCCCATGCCATTGTCGGCGATCAGGAGCGGTTGCTGAATGCCGGTTTTGACGGCTATCTGGCCAAACCGTTGCAGGTCGCCAACCTGTTTGAGGAGATGGCCAGGGTCCTGGAGCAGATCAGCAAGGAGAGGCGCGTATGACAACAGCTGCGGATCAGCATGCCGTTGATGAACTGCTGCGTATCGGTCCCCTGCTGGAAGAGGTGCTTGAAGGTACCGCCACAACGGTTGGTGATGCCTTTCTGGCAGCCCTGGTTACCACGCTGGTCAGGGTGTTCAACGTCCGTTACGCCGTTGTTGGCCGTCTGCTGCCGCAGCGTGCCGCGGTGCAGACCCTGAAGGTCTGTGCTGATGGTGAGCTGGTGGAAAACATCGTGTATCCCCTGCCCGGAACCCCCTGCGAACATGTGGTAGGGCTGGTCCCACGCTACTTTGCCGTCGGCGCTGCCGATCTCTTCCCGAACGACGAACTGCTGCGTCAGCTGCAGGTCGAGTGTTATCTGGGGGTGCCGCTGTACTCATCCCGCCATGAGCCCTTGGGCAATCTGTTGCTGATGGACAGCAAGCCGTTAGCGGAAGAGCTGGTGCCGCTGGCCCTGAAACTGATGGAGCTGTTCGCATTGCGCACCGCCGGAGAGATCGAGCGGGCAGAACGGGAACACCAGCTGGCGCTTCAGGATATCCACCTCGGCATCATCCTGGACAACAGCCGCGACGGCCTGCTGACCACCGCGGCTGATACCCGCATTCTGTCGGTCAACCGGGCGTACTGTGCGCTGCTGGGCTATGAGGAACAGGAGCTGCTCGGCAGATACATCCATGAGATTGAGGCAAATGAGACAACGACAGAGGTAGATGCCCACACCCGCAAAATCGTTGAGCAGGGGTTTGACCGCTTTGTCAGCCGTCATCGCTGCAAGGACGGCACAACACGGGATCTGGAACTTTCCATCAGTTATATCGCCGAAACCGACCAGTTTCTGACCATTGCCCGGGATGTCACGGAACGCCTGGCGCTTGAGCGGCAGCTGCTCGATTCTGAGCAGCGCTATCAGGCCTTTACCGAGTTAAGTTCTGATTTCTGCCATGTCTGTATCCGTACAGTCGGTGGGCCCTACCGGGTACAGTGGATTGGCGGACAGTTTGAGCGGATCACCGGTTATTACAGCGATGAACTGCTGGCCCTGGGGTGTTGGCTGCCGTTGGTACACCCCGATGATCGTGAACGGGTAGCGGCAGGCCTGTCACGGCTGGCTGCCGGTGATGAAGTCCGCTCCGAATTCCGGCTGGTGCGCAAGGATCAGGCCGTCCGCTGGATCCGTGAGCATAGCCGCTGTGTGCGGGATCCGGTCAACCCGGATCTGTTGCGTCTGTACGGCTCAGCCCGTGATATTACCACCGAACACGACAACACGCTTGCCCTGCAGACGGCGGAGAATGCCTACCGGACCATCTTCAACGCCACCAATGACGTGATCTTCATCATGGATACCCAACAGGGGATGATCATCGATTGCAACAAACAGGCAGTACAGCTTTTCGGGCGTCCACGGGTGGAACTGATCGGTTCCAACCCGGTGCAGCTCTCGCCGCCGGATCAGCACGATTTTGGTCTTGAACAGGCCGTCTCGTACATCCAGGCTGCCATCGGTGGGGTGCCGCAGCTGTTTGAGTGGCCCTGTGCACGTCCGGACGGCAGCACCTTCTGGGCAGAGGTCAGCCTGCGGGCCGCTGAGATCAATGGCCGCCAGCGGCTGCTGGCGGTGGTACGGGACATCTCGGAACGGAAACAGAGTATGCGGGAACTGCAGCAGGCCCGGGATGCGGCGCTGCAGGCCACCATCGCAAAGAATGAATTTCTGGCCAACATGAGCCATGAGGTGCGTACCCCCCTGAATGGCATCATGGGGTTGAGCCAGCTGCTGCGTACCACCAGCCTGACTGAAGAACAGGCCGGCTATATGGATATGCTGGACAGCTCAGCCCGTAATCTGCTGGTGTTGATGAACGATATCCTTGATATCTCGCGGATTGAGGCCGGCAGCCTTGCCATCCGGCAAACCGCCTTCAGTCCGGCCAAGCTGCTGCGGGAAGTGGGGGATATGTACGAAAAAGCGGCCGCCGAGAAGGGGATCGGGCTGGATATCCAGCCGTGCGATGAGCTGCCTGCTGCCCTGGTCGGTGATCCGTTGCGGCTGAAGCAGGTGCTGATCAACCTGGTGGGGAATGCGGTCAAATTCACCGGCCACGGCGGTGTCACCCTGAAGGTGGATTGTCTGGAGGAGTCTGCCACGGGGATCAGGCTTGGCTTTGAGGTGTCTGACAGCGGCATCGGCATGTCTGTGGAAACCCTGCAGAAGATCTTCCATCCCTTTACCCAGGCCGATGCCTCCACCTCCCGGGTGCATGGCGGCAGCGGTCTGGGGCTGGCTATCTGTCGTCGCCTGTCGGAGCTGATGGGAGGGGATATCCGTGCTGAAAGCAGTCTGGGGCAGGGCAGCCGGTTTGTTGTCGAGTTGCCCTTTGGCCGCTACCTGGGGGCTCAGGATCCTGAAGAGTCCGAGGCTGCCGCCGCCTCGTTGCAGCTTGCACCGTTGCAGATTCTCTTGGTTGAGGATCAGGAGGTGAACCGTACCTTTGTACAGCGCCTGCTGGAGCGGCAGGGGCATCGGATTGCCGCTGCAGCAGATGGCCTGATGGCACTGGACCTGCTGGAACGGGAACCGTATGATCTGATGCTGCTGGATATCCAGATGCCCGGCATGGGGGGTGAAGAGGTGCTGCTTCAGCTGCGCCGGAAAGAACAGGCAACCGGTAGCCACCTGCCGGTGGTTGCCCTGACGGCCCATGCCCTGGCAGGCGACCGGGAGACGTTGCTGGCAAGCGGCTTTGACGGCTATGTCGGCAAGCCGGTCCAGATGGGTCAGTTGCTGGCTGAAATGGGACGTGTACTTGCCATGAAAGGATAATCTCAGGAATGAGTGAACAGGATACCTCACTGCTGCCGGACGAAGAACTGACGGAGTCCGCAGCTGAAGATACGAACAACACCGATTGGCAGCCGATTACCGATCTGCTGCACCGCGGGCTGGGGGTTGACTTCGGCAGTTACCGGGTCGCTACCGTGGGGCGCAGGATCTCGCGCCGGATGGAGTTGCTGCAGCTTGCTGATGTTGCTGACTACGCTACCCTGCTGGCTGCCAGTCAGGAAGAACTGGAGGCACTGGGCCGGGATCTGCTGATTGGGGTGACGGAGTTCTTTCGCGATCCTGAGGTGTTTCGCCGGCTGGCCGATCTGCTGCGTGAACTGTTGCGGGGCCGTTCGGCCACCGAAGGATTCCGGATCTGGTCCGCCGGTTGCGCCAGTGGGGAAGAGGCCTATTCCCTGGCGCTGCTGCTTTATGATGTGGCACAGGAGGTCGGGTTTAGCGGCGATCTGAAGGTCTTTGCCACGGATCTGCATAAAGGCGCCCTTGAGATTGCATCACGGGGGACCTACTGTGAAGCGGCCCTTGCAGGGCTGCCCAGTCATTATCTTGAACACTATTTTCGTCGCGAGGGCGATGACTGCTTCCGGATTGACCCGGTCATCCGCCGTCTGCTGGTTTTTGCCCATCATAACCTGCTTTCTGATCCGCCCTTTACCCGGATTGACCTTGCCGTCTGCCGCAACCTGCTGATCTACCTGCAGCCGGAGGCGCAACAGCGGGTGCTGTCTGCCCTGAAGTTTGCGCTGGTGCCGGGCGGGCATCTGCTGTTGGGGCCCAGTGAAGGGGTCAGCCATCTGGCCAACGCCTTTGGCGTGCTGGATTCAGGCTGCAAGCTGTTTCAGAAAAAGAGCAGCCCCCGCGATAGCATCACGGTTCCCGGTATCCCCTGGATTGCCCGCAATCCGCTGGTGGCCTCACTCCATCAGCCCTCCCGGAACGCGGTTGCTCTGGATCGTCATCTGTTGCAGGACTATGACAGGATTCTGGACCGCTATGCCCCGCCAGGTATGTTGCTGAATAGCCAGCGCCAGGTGCTGCATATTTTCGGAGATCTGTCTGACTATCTGCAGCCGTTGACCGGACGGCTGACCGGTGATCTTTTGGGAAATCTGCGGGAAGAACTGCGTCCGGCCCTTTCCACTGCCCTGTTACGGGCTGAACAGAGCCGGGAAGCCATGGTGATGGACCGGGTGCCGCTGATGCAGGACGAAACAACCCGCTACATCGATATTTCAGTGGCCTGTATGGCCGACGATCGCAGTGATGATCTGCACTTTCATGTCACCTTGCGACCTTCTGACTGGCAGCCGGTGCAACAGGATGAGCCGGGCAGCCCCCACCATGATATCGATTCGTCGTTGCATCGGCGCATATCCGATCTTGAGCAGGAGCTGCATTCAACCCGCCACTCGTTACAGTTAACCATTGAAGAGTTGCAGACCAGTAACGAGAAGCTTGATCTGGCCAATGAAGAGCTGATCTCTTCCAACGAGGAGTTGCAAAGCACCAACGAAGAACTGAAATCGGTCAATGAAGACCTGTATGCCGTCAATAGCGAGCTTGAAAGCCGTAACCAGGAACTGCTGCGGTTGAACCGTGATCATGATAATCTGCTGAGCAGCACCGAGGTAGGCACGATCTTTCTGGATAACCAGCTGCGGATTCGCAGATTTTCCAGCGCGATCAGTGCCTTCATGAAGCTGATGCCCCAGGATCTGGGACGGCCGATTGATCATATTGCCTATGAGCTGGGTTCACCGCAGGAGTTTCGCGAACGGTTGCTGCAGGTGCTGAAAGAGGGGGTCCGCCACGAGCAGGAGTTGCAGTTGGGGGCGGAACACTGGGTGTTACAGCGTATTCTGCCCTTTCGAGGGGGGAACGACAGCACCGATGGGGTGGTGCTGACCTTTACCGACATCAGTGTGGTCAAACAGGCGCAGGCAGCTGTGGCCGAGATGAACATCCAGCTGGAGCAGAAGGTGATCGAGCGGACCTGTGAGCTGTCTGCCAGTGAGGCCAGGATTCGTGCCTTCATTGAAAACTCGGGCCAGGGGTTCTGGCAGCTGGGGCCGAACCGGTTGACCATTGATCTGAATCCTGCCCTCTGCTCGATGCTGGGCTACCGCCGGGAAGAGATGCTGGGCCGTTCTCCGCTTGAGTTTGTGGATGCCGAAAACCGGGCGATCTTCCTGTACCAGATGGGGCGTATCGATGGGACCGAACATCGCAACTATGAAATAACGCTGCTGCATAAGAGCGGTCATCCGGTGCCGGTCATGTTTTCTGCCACGACCCATCGTACGGTCGAGGGTAAGGTGGATAGCGCCTTTGCCTTTATTACCGACCTGAGTGAACAGAAACGGGTTGAACAGGAGATGCGGAGCGCCAAGGAGGTTGCCGAATCGGCCAACCGTGCCAAGACCCAGTTCCTGGCCAACATCAGCCATGAAGTACGCACCCCGTTGAACGGGATCATGGGGATGAGCCATCTGTTGCACATGACCCCGCTGGCTGATGAACAGCAGGACTACCTGCGTCATCTGGATGACTCGGCCCAAAGCCTGCTGGCCGTGATTAACGACCTGCTGGACCTGACCAGGATTGAATCCGGCGGTTTTGGGACAGAACAGGCCGATTTTCAGCTGGACCAGCTGGCGCGGGATATCCTGCGGATTCATCAGCCGGTGGCCCAGCGCAAGGGGGTGCTGCTGCAGCTAGAACTGGCGGACGGCATGCCCGGCCTGCTGCGCGGGGTGCCGTTACGTCTGAAGCAGGTGCTACATAACCTGGTGGGCAATGCGGTCAAGTTTACCGACCAGGGACGGGTCGTCCTGTCGATCTCCCCCATCATTGTGCCGGGGCAGTCGCTGCGGGTCCGTTTTGCGGTCTGTGACAGCGGTATCGGTATGGATCCGGAGACCATCAAACGGATCTTTGATCCCTTCAGCCAGGCAGATGAGTCCATCAGCCGGCGCTATGGCGGCACCGGTCTGGGGCTGACCATCTGCCGGCGCCTGACGGAGCTGATGGGCGGTACGATTGAGGTGGAAAGCACGCCGGGGTTGGGGAGCTGTTTTACGGTGATTCTGCCGATGAAGACGCCGTTGGGGGCCGTGGTCCCTGCGGCTACGCCGCTCAGGCAGGATAGCTTTGAAAGAAATGCCTTGCAGATCCTGCTGGCCGAGGATCAACCGGTCGGGCGGCTTTATGCCACCCGTCTGCTTGAACGGCTGGGACACCGGGTAACGGCGGTGGAGGACGGCAGACAGGCAATTGAGGCCTGGGAGCAGAACTGCTTTGACCTGATCCTGATGGATGTGCAGATGCCCGGTATTGACGGGACGGTGGCCACGGCAACCATCCGGCGACGTGAACAGGAAGGGGGCGTACGCACACCGATTATTGCGCTGACAGCCCATGCCTTAACCGGTGACCGTGGCAAGCTGCTGGAGTGCGGCTTTGATGGTTATGTGCCGAAACCGATTGATGTTGAAGGACTGCTGGCAGAGGTGAACCGGCTGATAACACCGGATACCGTGCACTGCAGCCAGAGAGGAGAACTGCCATGAGACTGTTCGCGGGATTAGCGCTGCTGCTGGTGTTGGCAGGTATTGTGCCGGCCCAGGGCGCAGAACAGAAACAGTATGTCTTTGCCGTGCTGCCCCAGCGGCCGCCGGTGACCATGCATACCAACTGGCGTCCGTTTCTGGATCAGCTTGAGCGTGAGACCGGACTTACGTTTAAATTGAAACTGTATGAGACCATGAACCAGTTTGAGGCGGAACTGAAACAGGGTGTGCCTGATTTTACCTTTGCCACCCCGTTCCAGCTGATGGTGATACACAAGACACAAAACTACCGGCCGTTGGTACGGGGCAGCCATCAGCTTGCGGGCATGCTGATCGTCAGGAATGATTCTCCGTACAAGGAGTTAAGGGATCTGAATAATCACGAAATTGCCTATGTCGGCAGTCGCAACGTCTGTAGCCTGGCATTGCGTAACCAGTTGTATCAACAGCACATCAAGCTGAACCTGAATGAAATCTTTGTCGGTTCCAGCAGTAATGTCTACAAAACAGTGCTACTCGGCAAGACAGCCGCCGGTACTGTCTTAAACGTGGATTTTGACGCCCAACCGGTGGATGTCAAGGCCAAGCTGCGGATCTTGATGAAGACCCCGTACCTTGCGCCGCACTCCATTGCCGCCCATCCGCGTATTCCCGCCAACGCTCAACAGGCAGTAGCCGAGGCGGTGTTACGCATGGCAGAAAAGCCGGAAACTACGGCACTACTCAAGCCGGTGCAATTGGGGAAACCGGTCGTATCCAACTATGAGCGGGATTACCAGTCACTTGAGAACATGGACTATGAAGCCTTAGTTAAAGGGATGTGACCGAATGTCATTCCTGCCGCACCATCTCCATAACCGCATGCTGGTGGCCATTACCCTGGCAATGCTATTGGGTACGCTGGGGCTGTCGTTCTGGACCGCTGCCAGTCAGTCCGGCCAGTTGCATGTTGCGCGACTCCAGCAGGCCAAGCTTCTGTCGAACAACCTGGCTGAAGGCTGTGCGCATGCCTTGAGCATTGAAGATTATGCCGCGCTGGACCAGTTCTTGCGTAATGCCAGCGGTGTACCCGGCTTGCGCAAGGTGGTGGCACTCGATGCCTCGGGCATTATTCTTACGGCTTTCAAGCGCGCCTCCGATACTGACCTCGCCGAATTAATCGATGAGCATGAGGTATTAAAAGCCCCTGCCACTATTCAGCAGA includes these proteins:
- a CDS encoding ATP-binding protein, whose translation is MTLRTRLTISYSVLALLLIAAELVCSSMTALPLLLKLLLILGLLAIGTAVAYYLTGRFSRQLESLAHAVQLFGDGQAEALARLPLRGDELALLQGTLLQMSSKLQDSMQRLSSSEERFHALFDAMVEGAALHRIRYNHDGTPVDYVIEEANRVFEQLLGLKREQVVGQPASEVYQTDAPPYLQEYATVVATGQPNRFESYYAPRDRHFRISACRIGPEQFAALFEDITDQKSHVESLNSAMQQLKSANEAKSRFLAVMSHEIRTPLNGITGMVQLLRDMEMPPSQREYLNFIDSSADSLLNVINDILDFSKIEAEKLELELVPFQPSRLLHDTLRVMRLRTQAKGLLLSLICPPDLAEVLVGDPYRLTQILNNLVGNAIKFTAGGEIVVRAATRCHDDGTVLFAVEVQDSGIGMDQATQQTIFEPFIQADSSTSRKFGGTGLGLAICKQLVELMHGTITVSSSPGNGSTFSFAVPLKPGVLPAATPEPVAVTGLDQPLRILVAEDQPINQRFVAEILRKKGHQPLLANNGKEAVDIWNSDPVDLVLMDIQMPVLDGLKALAAIRAAEDGTKRHTPIVALTAHAIVGDQERLLNAGFDGYLAKPLQVANLFEEMARVLEQISKERRV
- a CDS encoding phosphate/phosphite/phosphonate ABC transporter substrate-binding protein — translated: MRLFAGLALLLVLAGIVPAQGAEQKQYVFAVLPQRPPVTMHTNWRPFLDQLERETGLTFKLKLYETMNQFEAELKQGVPDFTFATPFQLMVIHKTQNYRPLVRGSHQLAGMLIVRNDSPYKELRDLNNHEIAYVGSRNVCSLALRNQLYQQHIKLNLNEIFVGSSSNVYKTVLLGKTAAGTVLNVDFDAQPVDVKAKLRILMKTPYLAPHSIAAHPRIPANAQQAVAEAVLRMAEKPETTALLKPVQLGKPVVSNYERDYQSLENMDYEALVKGM
- a CDS encoding PAS domain S-box protein, with protein sequence MTTAADQHAVDELLRIGPLLEEVLEGTATTVGDAFLAALVTTLVRVFNVRYAVVGRLLPQRAAVQTLKVCADGELVENIVYPLPGTPCEHVVGLVPRYFAVGAADLFPNDELLRQLQVECYLGVPLYSSRHEPLGNLLLMDSKPLAEELVPLALKLMELFALRTAGEIERAEREHQLALQDIHLGIILDNSRDGLLTTAADTRILSVNRAYCALLGYEEQELLGRYIHEIEANETTTEVDAHTRKIVEQGFDRFVSRHRCKDGTTRDLELSISYIAETDQFLTIARDVTERLALERQLLDSEQRYQAFTELSSDFCHVCIRTVGGPYRVQWIGGQFERITGYYSDELLALGCWLPLVHPDDRERVAAGLSRLAAGDEVRSEFRLVRKDQAVRWIREHSRCVRDPVNPDLLRLYGSARDITTEHDNTLALQTAENAYRTIFNATNDVIFIMDTQQGMIIDCNKQAVQLFGRPRVELIGSNPVQLSPPDQHDFGLEQAVSYIQAAIGGVPQLFEWPCARPDGSTFWAEVSLRAAEINGRQRLLAVVRDISERKQSMRELQQARDAALQATIAKNEFLANMSHEVRTPLNGIMGLSQLLRTTSLTEEQAGYMDMLDSSARNLLVLMNDILDISRIEAGSLAIRQTAFSPAKLLREVGDMYEKAAAEKGIGLDIQPCDELPAALVGDPLRLKQVLINLVGNAVKFTGHGGVTLKVDCLEESATGIRLGFEVSDSGIGMSVETLQKIFHPFTQADASTSRVHGGSGLGLAICRRLSELMGGDIRAESSLGQGSRFVVELPFGRYLGAQDPEESEAAAASLQLAPLQILLVEDQEVNRTFVQRLLERQGHRIAAAADGLMALDLLEREPYDLMLLDIQMPGMGGEEVLLQLRRKEQATGSHLPVVALTAHALAGDRETLLASGFDGYVGKPVQMGQLLAEMGRVLAMKG
- a CDS encoding CheR family methyltransferase, yielding MSEQDTSLLPDEELTESAAEDTNNTDWQPITDLLHRGLGVDFGSYRVATVGRRISRRMELLQLADVADYATLLAASQEELEALGRDLLIGVTEFFRDPEVFRRLADLLRELLRGRSATEGFRIWSAGCASGEEAYSLALLLYDVAQEVGFSGDLKVFATDLHKGALEIASRGTYCEAALAGLPSHYLEHYFRREGDDCFRIDPVIRRLLVFAHHNLLSDPPFTRIDLAVCRNLLIYLQPEAQQRVLSALKFALVPGGHLLLGPSEGVSHLANAFGVLDSGCKLFQKKSSPRDSITVPGIPWIARNPLVASLHQPSRNAVALDRHLLQDYDRILDRYAPPGMLLNSQRQVLHIFGDLSDYLQPLTGRLTGDLLGNLREELRPALSTALLRAEQSREAMVMDRVPLMQDETTRYIDISVACMADDRSDDLHFHVTLRPSDWQPVQQDEPGSPHHDIDSSLHRRISDLEQELHSTRHSLQLTIEELQTSNEKLDLANEELISSNEELQSTNEELKSVNEDLYAVNSELESRNQELLRLNRDHDNLLSSTEVGTIFLDNQLRIRRFSSAISAFMKLMPQDLGRPIDHIAYELGSPQEFRERLLQVLKEGVRHEQELQLGAEHWVLQRILPFRGGNDSTDGVVLTFTDISVVKQAQAAVAEMNIQLEQKVIERTCELSASEARIRAFIENSGQGFWQLGPNRLTIDLNPALCSMLGYRREEMLGRSPLEFVDAENRAIFLYQMGRIDGTEHRNYEITLLHKSGHPVPVMFSATTHRTVEGKVDSAFAFITDLSEQKRVEQEMRSAKEVAESANRAKTQFLANISHEVRTPLNGIMGMSHLLHMTPLADEQQDYLRHLDDSAQSLLAVINDLLDLTRIESGGFGTEQADFQLDQLARDILRIHQPVAQRKGVLLQLELADGMPGLLRGVPLRLKQVLHNLVGNAVKFTDQGRVVLSISPIIVPGQSLRVRFAVCDSGIGMDPETIKRIFDPFSQADESISRRYGGTGLGLTICRRLTELMGGTIEVESTPGLGSCFTVILPMKTPLGAVVPAATPLRQDSFERNALQILLAEDQPVGRLYATRLLERLGHRVTAVEDGRQAIEAWEQNCFDLILMDVQMPGIDGTVATATIRRREQEGGVRTPIIALTAHALTGDRGKLLECGFDGYVPKPIDVEGLLAEVNRLITPDTVHCSQRGELP